A stretch of the Streptomyces sp. NBC_00078 genome encodes the following:
- a CDS encoding ABC transporter ATP-binding protein translates to METTAWTQLHSVMNAEQERRPFARATLRRIAAFARPHRVRIAQFVALGVVTALLAVATPVLAGHVVDAIVSGGDEGEVVHLALLIALIAVVEAALGILGRRLSATLGEGLILDLRTAVFDHVQRMPVAFFTRTRTGALVSRLNNDVIGAQRAFSNTLSGVVSNLVTLVLTLAVMLTLSWQITLLALVLLPVFVVPARRMGSRMARMQREAATLNAAMGTRMTERFSAPGATLIKLFGRPEQESEEFAARASRVRDIGIRTATAQSAFITALTLVSSLALALVYGLGGWFALRGRLEPGAVVSLALLLTRMYAPLTSLAGARVEVMSALVSFERVFEVLDLKPLIEEKPDAHAVPDGPVSVEFDGVRFAYPSADKVSLASLEEVASLDTRGGAEVLHGISFRAEPGQTVALVGSSGAGKSTIAQLLPRLYDVDEGAVRLGGTDVRDLTAASLRSTLGMVTQDGHLFHDSVRANLLLAAPTATEPDLWDALRRSRLDDLVRSLPDGLDTVVGERGYRLSGGERQRMTIARLLLARQRVVILDEATAHLDNTSEAAVQEALTEALEGRTAVVIAHRLSTVRAADMILVIEGGLIVERGTHEELLTAGGRYAELYRTQFEEPAEEVTEIAPAGEAVA, encoded by the coding sequence ATGGAGACCACGGCCTGGACACAGCTGCACAGTGTCATGAACGCCGAGCAGGAACGCCGCCCCTTCGCGCGCGCCACGCTGCGCCGCATCGCCGCCTTCGCCCGTCCGCATCGCGTCCGCATCGCGCAGTTCGTGGCGCTGGGGGTGGTGACCGCGCTGCTCGCCGTCGCGACCCCCGTACTCGCCGGACATGTCGTGGACGCGATCGTGTCGGGCGGCGACGAGGGAGAGGTCGTACACCTGGCCCTGCTCATCGCACTCATCGCGGTCGTGGAGGCGGCCCTCGGCATTCTCGGCAGGAGGCTTTCGGCGACGCTCGGGGAGGGGCTGATCCTCGATCTGCGGACGGCTGTGTTCGATCATGTGCAGCGGATGCCGGTCGCGTTCTTCACACGCACACGTACGGGCGCGCTGGTCTCCCGTCTCAACAACGACGTCATCGGCGCCCAGCGCGCGTTCAGCAACACACTGTCCGGAGTGGTCAGCAACCTGGTCACCCTCGTGCTCACCCTCGCCGTCATGCTGACGCTCTCCTGGCAGATCACCCTCCTCGCGCTGGTGCTGCTCCCGGTGTTCGTCGTGCCGGCCCGGCGCATGGGCAGCCGGATGGCCCGTATGCAGCGGGAGGCGGCGACGCTGAACGCGGCGATGGGCACCCGCATGACCGAGCGGTTCTCCGCACCGGGAGCCACGCTGATCAAGCTCTTCGGGCGCCCGGAGCAGGAGTCCGAGGAGTTCGCGGCCCGCGCGAGCCGGGTCCGTGACATCGGGATCCGCACGGCGACCGCCCAGTCCGCCTTCATCACCGCGCTGACCCTGGTGTCGTCCCTGGCGCTGGCCCTGGTCTACGGCCTCGGCGGCTGGTTCGCCCTGCGCGGCCGCCTGGAACCGGGCGCGGTCGTGTCGTTGGCGCTGCTGCTGACCCGCATGTACGCGCCGCTCACCTCGCTGGCCGGCGCACGCGTCGAGGTGATGAGCGCCCTCGTCAGCTTCGAGCGCGTCTTCGAGGTGCTCGACCTCAAGCCCCTCATCGAGGAGAAACCGGACGCGCACGCCGTGCCCGACGGCCCGGTGTCGGTCGAGTTCGACGGCGTCCGCTTCGCCTACCCCTCCGCCGACAAGGTCTCCCTGGCCTCCCTGGAGGAGGTGGCGTCCCTCGACACCCGGGGCGGTGCCGAGGTCCTGCACGGCATCTCCTTCCGCGCCGAGCCGGGCCAGACGGTCGCCCTCGTCGGCTCGTCCGGCGCCGGCAAGTCGACCATCGCGCAGCTGCTGCCACGCCTGTACGACGTCGACGAGGGCGCCGTACGCCTCGGTGGCACCGACGTCCGCGACCTGACAGCCGCCTCCCTGCGTTCGACCCTCGGCATGGTCACCCAGGACGGCCACCTCTTCCACGACAGCGTCCGCGCCAATCTCCTCCTGGCCGCCCCCACGGCCACCGAGCCCGATCTGTGGGACGCGTTGCGCCGCTCACGTCTCGACGATCTCGTACGCTCCCTGCCCGACGGCCTCGACACGGTGGTCGGCGAACGCGGCTACCGTCTCTCCGGCGGTGAACGCCAGCGCATGACCATCGCCCGTCTCCTGCTGGCCCGTCAGCGCGTCGTCATCCTCGACGAGGCCACCGCCCACCTCGACAACACCTCGGAGGCCGCCGTCCAGGAGGCCCTGACCGAGGCTCTGGAGGGCAGGACGGCGGTCGTGATCGCGCACCGGCTGTCCACGGTGCGGGCGGCGGACATGATCCTGGTGATCGAGGGCGGCCTGATCGTGGAACGCGGCACCCACGAGGAACTGCTGACGGCCGGTGGCCGGTACGCGGAGCTGTACCGAACGCAGTTCGAGGAGCCGGCGGAAGAGGTGACGGAGATCGCCCCGGCGGGGGAGGCTGTGGCGTAG
- a CDS encoding flippase-like domain-containing protein, giving the protein MTAVHLPRGPLPPGRFPRRVPARVLRQILCLLPLLLVSVVAVQHRSVLVEGFGHLRAAEWPWLLAAAGATCLTWVAAACTRQGAVVDRLPRRRLLATQFAAGSANHLLPTGLGAGAVNLRFMTVCGIPLARSSAALALYLLAESVARLGLLAGLLLASPGALRFGTLLPDGSVVPLLLAVGAVVVVAVTVLALLRPLRAAVLSFLRTALSELRSVHTRPSRALALWGGSLAFPALQATGLVLVGLSLGLPVPPVHMAVAYLAATVAVALVPTPGGLGSVEAALVVALVAAGSPVAVATAVVLAYRIITVWLPLLPGALTLGALVRLKVI; this is encoded by the coding sequence GTGACCGCTGTACACCTTCCCCGAGGGCCCCTCCCCCCAGGACGATTCCCCCGACGCGTCCCGGCCCGCGTGCTCCGGCAGATCCTGTGCCTGCTTCCGCTCCTGCTCGTCTCCGTCGTGGCCGTGCAGCACCGGTCCGTCCTCGTCGAGGGCTTCGGACATCTGCGGGCCGCGGAGTGGCCCTGGCTGCTTGCGGCGGCCGGCGCGACCTGTCTGACCTGGGTGGCGGCCGCCTGCACACGGCAGGGCGCGGTCGTGGACCGGCTGCCCAGGAGGCGCCTGCTGGCCACCCAGTTCGCGGCGGGCTCGGCCAACCACCTGCTGCCGACCGGTCTCGGAGCGGGCGCGGTCAACCTGCGGTTCATGACCGTGTGCGGGATTCCGCTCGCCCGTTCCTCCGCCGCGCTCGCCCTCTACCTGCTCGCGGAGTCGGTCGCCCGGCTGGGCCTCCTGGCGGGGCTGCTGCTCGCCTCCCCGGGCGCCCTGCGGTTCGGCACGCTGCTGCCCGACGGTTCGGTGGTCCCGCTGCTGCTCGCCGTCGGTGCCGTCGTGGTCGTGGCGGTGACCGTCCTCGCTCTCCTACGACCGCTGCGCGCCGCCGTCCTGTCGTTCCTGCGCACGGCACTGAGCGAACTGCGCTCGGTGCACACCCGTCCGTCCCGCGCTCTCGCGCTGTGGGGCGGTTCCCTCGCCTTCCCCGCGCTGCAGGCGACCGGACTGGTCCTGGTCGGCCTGTCACTGGGGCTGCCGGTGCCGCCCGTCCACATGGCCGTGGCGTATCTCGCGGCGACGGTCGCGGTCGCCCTGGTCCCGACGCCGGGCGGGCTCGGCTCGGTGGAGGCCGCGCTGGTCGTGGCTCTGGTGGCGGCCGGCAGCCCGGTGGCCGTGGCAACGGCGGTGGTGCTCGCCTACCGGATCATCACGGTGTGGCTGCCGCTGCTGCCCGGGGCACTGACGCTGGGTGCGCTGGTCCGGCTGAAGGTGATCTGA